AGATAAGAAAGTATATGCTACATATTCAGATGAAGAATATATTATTAAAAATTACTTATATGAATTAGAGGAAAAATTAGATAATAATAAGTTTATTAGAATTTCAAATAGTGAGATTATGAATCTAGATTATATAGAAAGTTTTGATACAAGTTTTGGTGGGAGTATAAGAATAAAAACTAAAACAGGCATATTTAGTTATGTTTCCAGGGGTTATTTAAAAAGATTTAAAGAAATTCTAAATGTATAGTAAGGAGAAAAAGATGAAAAAAGAGATGATAAAAAGAATATTTATGGGTCCTTTTATAGGAATAGGAAATGGTATTATTATATCACTAATATTTAATTATATTAATAGTTCTAACATATATTATGCGACTAACCTAAGTTTTTATAATAAGTTTGATAATCATTTAACACCTACTGTAATATCTTTTGCATGTTTTGCAATTATAGGTATAATATCTAATTTAGCATCTATGATATATGATATAAAAAACATGAGTATTTTTTTAAAAACTTTAATGCATATTTTTATAATCTACTTAACTGTTTTTATAATCGGTAAATATTTGCATTGGTTTGGTGGAGATATATATTCTATTATACTAAACTTTATAATATTCTCAATAATATATCTAATAATTTGGGTAATTTTTTATCTTATTGAGAAAAAAGAAATAGAAAAAATTAATAAAAAATTAAAAGATAAAAATTAAAAATAAATTATATCAAAAATTAATAAAAAATTATTAAAGATCTCTAATTTTTTTATTTAAACAATTATTTTTTTAGTGATTTTATTCATAATTTAATATTTTTATTTCCTATTGCAAAAAAGATTTCTTTATTGTAAAATAGGTATACTAAATAACATTTATATAGAAATAGGAGGTAAAATAACATGAGAAAATTTGCGATGTTGATATTTACATTTGTTGCTATGAACTCATTTGCAGAATGGAATATTAGAACTGGTTTTGATTTTTATCGTGATAATATAAAATATGGTGATAAGTTAGGTTTGAAAAATACAAATGGTATGGGATTTGTTTTTGGATCTGAAATTATACCTATTGAAACAAGAAAAGTTGATTTTGGTGCAGGATTTGAGTATAACTTTGGGGTAACTACAGTTCATTATAATAGCAAACAACCAAAAATATTTGGTGGAAAAGATGAAGGTAAATATGGAAAAGAATTTATACCTATTTATGCTTTAATGAGATTAAATTTATACAAAAAAAATCACACAAAATTATATACAGCAACTAGATTTGGTGGAGCTTTAACAAGAGAAGATAAAACCAAAAAATTTGATGGTGGAATATATTATGGTCTTGGTTTAGGAATAGCACATAAATTTGCTCTTGCAGAATTATTATATGATGGAGCATATGTACCAAAAACAAAAAGTTTTGATAATAAAGTTGGAATTAGATTAGGTTTAAGAACTTACTAATTTGAAATATATTTTATAATAATTTTAAATAAAAAACAGAAATACTTGAATTTAAAAAATTAAATTTTTTAAATTCTTGTTTTTTTTTACTTAGTATGTTGTAAATTAAAATTATTATGATATAATATGTGATATAAGGTAATGGAAAGGGGTTATTTATGAAAAAATTTTTAATTGGAATTATATCAGTATTATCAATTTATAGTATATCTTACTCAAAAGGAGAAGAGGTATATTGCTCAGATAAAAAAATAAAAGTTGACTTTATGATAAAAGATGTTATAAAAACAGAGCATCAATTAGTTCCTAAATATATTTCATATATTGATATATCTAATATTGATGATTTTTTAATAGCCAAAAAAAGTTTATCATTGTTAATAAATGCCAATAGTTTAATAAATGATGATTTATCTATTTTTATAAATGATAATGAAAAATTTAAGAAAGATATTATTGATTTGGCTGTTAAATTAGGAATAAAGAAAGATAAAATCTATTTTTATAAAACTAAACAAGAAATGATAGCTAAAATTTTAAAAATTAGAAATGGGAAAAATGATTTATTAAGTAACAGAGTAGCATTATTTACTAAGTCATCTAATGTAAGATTAGAATATGCCAAAATTATAGATGCATTAGAAGAATATGTGAATACAATTATTGTTGATAATTACTCATATTTAGATGTCCCTAGGTCTGATTTGTTAAAAGTTTCTAATGAAGAAAAGGAAAAAATTTATAAAGAAATAAAATGTAATTATGAAAAATAAGGTTTTAACCGCTTTTGTTTCACATGTTGAAACATTGAAATAAAAAAAAATAATTTTATGGGTATTTTTTGCAAATTGTATAGTTAAAAGTTTAACTATTCAATTTTTTTGTTGAATAAAATCAAAATTAGAGTTAGAATATTAATATAGGACAGTACAGAAAAACAGAAAACAAAAAATAAGGAGAGGATGATTTAAATGGATGCTTGGAGAGGGTTTAAAACAGGATCTTGGAATGAAAAGATTGATGTAGCTAATTTTATTAAATTAAATTATACAGAATATACAGGAGACGGAACATTTTTATCTGGACCAACAGACGCTACAACAAAATTATGGGATAAATTAACGCCAAAATTACTTATTGAAAGAGAAAAAGGGATTTACAATACTGAAACTAAATTACCTTCACAAATTGATGCTTATGGAGCAGGTTATATTGATGAAGAATTAGAAAAAATAGTGGGATTACAAACAGATGAACCATTAAAAAGAGCAATATTCCCTAATGGTGGATTAAGAATGGTTGAAAATTCTTTAAATGCTTTTGGTTATGAAATTAATCCTGAAACAAAAGAAATATATACAAAATATAGAAAGACACATAATGATGGAGTGTTCTCTGTTTATAATGAAGATATCAGAAAATGTAGAAAAACTGGTATAGTTACAGGACTTCCTGATGCTTATGGTAGAGGAAGAATAATAGGAGATTATAGAAGAGTTCCTTTATATGGTGTTAATTTCTTAATAGAACAAAAACAAAAAGACTTTGCTGCAATAGATGGTTCAGATATTACAGAAGACATGATAAGAGATAGAGAAGAAATATTTGAACAAATTAAAGCTTTAAAACAATTATTAAATTTAGGTAAAGCATATGGATTTGATTTAGGAAGACCAGCAGAAACTGGTAAAGAAGCAGTACAATGGTTATATATGGCATATTTAGCAGCAACAAAAGATCAAAATGGAGCAGCTATGTCAATAGGTAGAACTTCTACTTTCTTAGATATATTTATTCAAAGAGATTTAGAAGAAGGAAGAATAACTGAAACTGAAGCACAAGAATATATAGATCACTTTGTTATGAAATTAAGAATAATTAGATTCTTAAGAACACCTGAATATGATGCATTATTTAGTGGAGATCCAACTTGGGTAACTGAATCAATAGGTGGTATGAGTTCAGAAGGTAAATCATTAGTTACTAAAAACTCATTCAGATACTTACAAACATTATATAATATAGGACCTGCACCTGAACCAAACTTAACAATATTATGGTCAGAAAAATTACCAATGGAATGGAAAAAATTTGCAGCTCAAGTATCTATAGATACATCTTCATTACAATATGAAAATGATGATTTAATGAGTCCACAATTTGGTGATGACTATGGTATCGCATGTTGTGTTTCTCCAATGACTATAGGTAAACAAATGCAATTCTTTGGAGCAAGAGTTAACTTACCTAAAGCATTATTATACGCTATAAATGGTGGTATAGATGAACTTAAAGGAATACAAGTTACACCAAAAGGAATGATAGAACCTATAACTTCAGAATACTTAGATTATGATGAAGTATTCCCTAAATATGATAAAATGTTAGATTGGTTAGCAGAAACTTATGTTAAAGCATTAAATATGATACATTATATGCACGATAAATATTCTTATGAAAGTTACGAAATGGCTTTACATGATAGTAATATTAAGAGAACAGAAGCATTTGGTATAGCAGGTATATCTATAGTTGCCGATTCATTAGCAGCAATTAAGACTGGTAAAGTTAAAGTTGTAAGAAATGAAGAAGGATTAGCAGTAGACTATATTAATGAAGCTGAATATGTTGCATTTGGAAACAATAATGATGAAACAGATAAGATAGCAGTAGATATGACTTCTAGATTTATGAATAAGATAAGATCACATAAAATGTATAGAAATGCAATACCTACACAATCATTATTAACAATAACTTCAAATGTTGTTTATGGTAAGAAAACAGGAAATACACCTGATGGAAGAAGAAGTGGAGCTCCATTTGGACCAGGTGCAA
This genomic stretch from Oceanivirga salmonicida harbors:
- a CDS encoding LytTR family DNA-binding domain-containing protein; translation: MKINLVINEKIDETTLTIETNQITDEISELLKLIENYKGFDKIIAIKDDKKYILEVSKIVRFFSQDKKVYATYSDEEYIIKNYLYELEEKLDNNKFIRISNSEIMNLDYIESFDTSFGGSIRIKTKTGIFSYVSRGYLKRFKEILNV
- a CDS encoding DUF3021 family protein, translating into MKKEMIKRIFMGPFIGIGNGIIISLIFNYINSSNIYYATNLSFYNKFDNHLTPTVISFACFAIIGIISNLASMIYDIKNMSIFLKTLMHIFIIYLTVFIIGKYLHWFGGDIYSIILNFIIFSIIYLIIWVIFYLIEKKEIEKINKKLKDKN
- the pflB gene encoding formate C-acetyltransferase yields the protein MDAWRGFKTGSWNEKIDVANFIKLNYTEYTGDGTFLSGPTDATTKLWDKLTPKLLIEREKGIYNTETKLPSQIDAYGAGYIDEELEKIVGLQTDEPLKRAIFPNGGLRMVENSLNAFGYEINPETKEIYTKYRKTHNDGVFSVYNEDIRKCRKTGIVTGLPDAYGRGRIIGDYRRVPLYGVNFLIEQKQKDFAAIDGSDITEDMIRDREEIFEQIKALKQLLNLGKAYGFDLGRPAETGKEAVQWLYMAYLAATKDQNGAAMSIGRTSTFLDIFIQRDLEEGRITETEAQEYIDHFVMKLRIIRFLRTPEYDALFSGDPTWVTESIGGMSSEGKSLVTKNSFRYLQTLYNIGPAPEPNLTILWSEKLPMEWKKFAAQVSIDTSSLQYENDDLMSPQFGDDYGIACCVSPMTIGKQMQFFGARVNLPKALLYAINGGIDELKGIQVTPKGMIEPITSEYLDYDEVFPKYDKMLDWLAETYVKALNMIHYMHDKYSYESYEMALHDSNIKRTEAFGIAGISIVADSLAAIKTGKVKVVRNEEGLAVDYINEAEYVAFGNNNDETDKIAVDMTSRFMNKIRSHKMYRNAIPTQSLLTITSNVVYGKKTGNTPDGRRSGAPFGPGANPMHGRDVSGAVASLASVAKLPFEDANDGISYTFAITPDTLGKNREEKQVNLVGLLDGYFGQTGQHLNVNVFGRELLEDAMEHPEKYPQLTIRVSGYAVNFVKLTKEQQLDVINRTISNKM